In Deltaproteobacteria bacterium, the genomic window TCAGAAATCGCCCAAACCGTAAAGTGGCTCATGGCCGACATGGAAAAAGCGGCCAAGCCCTTTGGCCGGGCCGTGACATCCGAGGTCATCGTCGGTTTCTGCCGCATGTGCCGCCCCTGCGAGGATGACTACAACGATGACATGCAAAGCGCCCTTTCGGCTCTTTCCGACTTGATTCACGGCGCAAAGGAGGCCTGATCCATGAGCAAGACGACACCTGACGGAATCATGTCATTATTCATGGAAGCGGCCACCAGGGTCAACAACCCGGTGCTTTAGGAGTGGAAGGCCGAAGGCAAAAAAGTGGTGGGCCACGTGTGCTCCCACGTGCCGGAGGAAGTGGTCACCGCTGCCGGGCTTTTACCATATCGCCTGCGCGGTATCGAAATCACCTCAACGGCCATAGGCGACACCTATTTCGGCCCCTTCATCTGCTCCTGTCCCAAGGCCATTCTGCAAAACGCCGGTGACGGGCGCTTAAACTTCCTGGACGGGGCGGTAATGGTGCAGGCCTGCGATTCCATGCGCAGGCTCGACGAATGCTGGCGCAAGGCCGCAGTTGAAAAAAGCGCCCACATGCCGGGCTTTTTCCACTACTTCGGCGTACCCCACAAGGTTACGGATTACAGCATCAAGTGGTTTGCCGAGGAGATCGAAAAATTCGCCGGTGAGATGGAAAAGCACTTCAACGTCGCCATCACCCCGGAGGCCCTTGAGAAGGCTGTTGCCGTACACAACGAGACAAGGAGCCTCCTGCTCAGGCTGGAGGATATCCGGTTCAAGGATGACCCGCCCCTTACGGGCAGCCAGGCAATGGCCATTGTTCTGGCCTCCACGGCCATGCCCAAGGAAACCTACAACGGGCTGTTGAAAACCCTTCTGGATCACCTCGAAGCCGCGCCCGGAATCAACCTTTCCGGCAAGCTGCGCATTCTTCTGGCAGGCTCGGTGGTGGACGATCTGGCCCTCATAGAAGCCATAGAGCACGAGGGCGCTTACGTTTCCGCCGACACCGTGTGCTTCGGAGCCCGCGCCAACCAGGGGGCGGTGGACGGGTCGGAAAGCGTCTGGCTGAGGCTCGCCCGGCATTATCTCAACGAGCAGTTCTGCCCCAGGATGTTCGGCTACACCAAGGACCGCTTCGACCTCATCCTCAAAAAATACGAGGATTCCAAGGCCGACGGCATCATTTTCCAGAACATACGGTTTTGCGACCTGCACGGCTCGGAAAACGGCCTTTTTGAAAAGCGCATGGAAAAGGGCGGGATACCGGCCATCCGAATAGAGCGGGAATACGGCTCCCTGGCCGACGAGGGGCGCGTCAGGATGCGGGTGGGGGCGTTTCTGGAAACCATAGCCAAGGGGGCTGGCAAGCAAGGAGGGCGTCATGCGTAAGGAACTCACCGAATACGGATACATAGAGGCCATCAACAGCATTCTGTCCCTGGCCCCCACGGTGGCCACCGGCACGAAAAAAGAGTACGAAAAACTCCTTGGCCGGATGCCTCACTTCAGGGACCTCATAGACGCCCTGATCAGCCTTGGCGAACCCGGAATCCTTTTCCTGGAAGCCTTTTCATCTTACACCACAATGGTTTTGAACGCCCACAAGGAGGGAAAAAAGCTATGCTTTTCCACCTTCTGCCAGTCACCCGTCATTTTTCACGCAATGGGCATAGTGCCCCAGGTGCTGGAAATACTCACGGTCTGCGGTACGCTGGTTCGCAAAAGCGCCATGGGCGAATTGATGGACGTGTGCATAGAAACGGGGTTCACCGAAACATCGTGCTCGTCCCAGCGCGGCTCCCTGGGGGCCTTTCTGGCCGGGATCGCAGAAAAGCCGGATTTCGTGTGCATCAACACGCCCGGCATCTGCGACACCAACGCGAATTCATTCTCGTTCGCTGCGGCCCACTTCAACATCCCCTTTTACCAGTTGAATTATCCGCCCACCCTCACGGACGAACGTTCGAGAACCTACCACAGGGCTGATTTCAAGAACATGATCGCTTTCCTCGAGGAGCAGACCGGAAACAAGCTGGATGTCAACCGCCTGCGCGAGCTCATGCTTGAAATGCGTAAACAAGACGAGCTCATCTGCGAGATACAGGACATGCAGCGCCTTATTCCGAGCCCGGTTCCCGGCATTTACAACCTTTTCATCTACGCCATACGCTTCACCCTGGCCGGCCTTCCCCAATGCACCAGGCTTTTGGAGGCCATGGTGAAAAAGGCCAAGGAAAACGCCAAGGCAGGCAAGCCCGGAAACGCCAGCGGCGTGGAAAACAAGCGCTGCCTCTTCATCTATATAGATCACTACGCGGCCAACCTGCCCCTGTTCAACTTCCTGGACGGCCTTGGAATAACGCATCTCGGCGGAATTCTGGACCGCTTCTACCAGGACGACGCCTTCTATTCCCAGGGCCAGGGCTACAAGACCGAAACCGAGACCCTGGATGCCATGATCGACTCCCTTGCCATGCAGAACAGCCGCCTTCCCATGGTGAAGCAGATTCGCGGCCCCTACGATTCCCCGGAAATGTGGCTGGAGGAAGTCACCAAGCTCGCCAAGGAACTCTCGGCTGATCTTACCATCTACTCAGGCACTCCGGGCTGCCGCAACACCTGGGGCATGGTGAAGCTCATCGTTTCAGACCTTGAAAAAATGGGCCTGCCGACCCATGTCATTGCAAGCGACGCCTTTGACGACCGGGTGGAGTCCTGGGAGGCCACGAGGCACCGCTTAGAGGAGTTCTTTGAGCTAAGGGGCTTGGCTTCCCCGTAGGTTGGGTGGTTCATGGCCAAAGGCCGGGGTTCACCCAACAGGAGCGCCGCGAATTATAAATGTTGGGTGAACCAGCGCTTGCGCGCTGAACCACCCAACCTACCGAAAGCACAGCGCCAACCCGTGTTGATATATCGGGATGCGTTGGGCAAGGGTAAAAAACACAAACCACAACCCTTTTGCTTTGAGGGAGAAAATATCATGATCACGGCAGGATGCGACGTAGGGTCGCTCACCAGCAAGGCCGTTGTGATGAAGGGAACCAGGATTCTGGGGCAGGCGGTAATAAGAAGCCGCACAAGGCCCGCCGAAACCGCCGAAAAGGTTCTTAATGAGGCTCTGGAAGCGGCCAAACTTTCCAGAAGCGACGTGGCGAAACTGGTCGGCACGGGCTACGGGCGCGAAAACATCACCTTCGTGGACGAGATTCATTCCGAAATAGTCTGCCACGCAACCGGCGCGCGTTACCTTGTGCCCACGGCCAACACCGTCATCGACATCGGCGGCCAGGACTGCAAGGCCATGCGGCTCGACGCGGAAGGAAACGTGGTGAAGTTCCTGGCCAACGACAAGTGCGCTGCCGGAACCGGCCGCTTCCTGGAAGTCATGGCCAAGGTCCTGAACGTGGACGTGTCCATGCTTGGCAAGCTCTCCGAGCACGCCAAGGTTCCCCTGACGCTTGCCTCCACCTGCACGGTCTGGGCCCAGGCGGACGTCATCAGCTACATCAACTCCGGCGAGTCCATCGAAGACATTGGTGCGGGAATCAACAACGCCATGGCCGGGCGCGTGGCCACCCTGGCCAACGCCGTCAGGGTGGAGCGCGAAATCTGCATGACGGGCGGAGTGGCCAAGAACACCGGCGTGGTCCGCGCCCTGGAAAAGCTGTTAGGCACCCGCATAGTGATTCCAAGGAAGGCCGACCCGCAGCTGGCCGGGGCCATTGGAGCAGCTTTGATCGCCCAAAAGAGCGCCGCCTGATCGAACACCCCCGCCCCTTTCCGCCTGAGTCCCACCAGGGGATGGAAGGGCCGCAAAAGATAACAGCCCATTGAAAAAGGGTGAAATGCACAGCCTGGATAAAAACGATGAAATGCAAGGAACGCGAGCAGCGCGGGGAGGAGTAGTACTTTTCGTACATGACGACCCGCGCTGCGAAGCGTGACGCAGCAGTTCGCGTTTTTGGACAGGCTGATAAAAGGAGCTAAACCATGCTGGTAGCAGGAATCGACGTAGGCTCCCTCACGGCCAAGGCCGTGGTGCTGGATAACGGAAAGATCGTGGCCAAGGCGGTTTCAAGGGTCACCCCCAAGCCCGCCGAAAGCGCGGAAAAAGCCCTGGAGCTGGCTATAAAGGAAAGCGGAATCAAAAAAAGCGAGATCGGCTTTTACGTGGCAACCGGCTACGGAAGAAAACAGATTCCCTTCGTTCATCAGGTGGCCAGCGAAATAGCCTGCCACGCAAGGGGAATCCACTTTCTTCTGCCCGAAGCCCGCGCAATAATCGACATAGGCGGACAGGACGCCAAGGCGGCCCGCGTCGACGAAAAAGGCGATGTTGTCCGCTACGCCTACAACGACAAGTGCGCGTCGGGAACCGGGCGTTTTCTGGAAGTCATGGCCGAGACCCTGGAAGTGGCCCTTGACGACTTCGGCGATCTCGCTCTTTCATCCGAAAACGAGGTGCGGATTTCCAACCAGTGCGTGGTTTTCGCGGAAACCGAGGTGGTGAGCCTGGTTAACCGGGGCGTGGAAACCGGGGCCATCATCAAGGGCCTTCACAACGCCCTGGCGGGCCGGGTGGCGTCTCTCGCCAAGAGCATCGGCATTGACGGCAAGGTCGCCTTCACGGGAGGGGTCGCCAAAAACAAGGGCGTGAAAAAGGCCCTAGAAATAGCCCTTGGAATAACGCTTCTCACCCCTTCCGAAGACCCCCAGTTGATGGGTGCGCTAGGGGCGGCGCTCATCGCGGCTGATGCTGCCTCGGGAAAATGACCACTTGAAAAAGGACAGAAAAGGCCGGAGGGCGACATGGGTCATCTGGTGGCACGGGACGTTTACAGGGACTTGGGCGAAAAGCTGGACAACCTCTGGGTGAGGGCCCCCCAAAAGGAGGTCTTCTTCGAGATTTTAAAGCACCTCTACAGCCCGGAGGAAGCCGAGGTCGTAATCGGGATGCCCTACACCTTCTCCACGGTGAAGCGCATCGCAAAGGCCGTTAAAATCCCCGAAGCGAAGCTCGCCGGCATCCTGGAAGGCCTTGCGTCCAAGGGGCTGGTGATGGACATTTTCTCGAACGGCGAGAAGGTTTACGTGCCCTCGCCCCTCGTTATCGGCCTTTTCGAGTTCACCATGATGCGCACGGACGGCAAGGTCGATTTCAAGCAGATGGCCTCCTTCTTCCATGATTACATGCAGGGCGACAGCGCGGTTTACGAGGCCAATTTCGGAAACGGGCAGATTACAAGCGTGATGCGGACGGTCCCCCACGGTCAAGCCATACACCCGGACACCTGCGTGGAGGTGCTGGATTACGAGAAGGCAGAGGCCCTGGTGGACGCCACCGACCGCTTCGCCATTGGCATCTGCTCCTGCCGCCACAAGAAGCATCACCTGAATGAAAAGCACTGCGACGTTCCCCTTGAAACCTGCACGTCATTCGGAATGGCGGCCGATTACATAATCCGCCACGGTTTCGGCAAGGAAGTCTCCAAGCAGCAGATGCTGGAAAACCTGAAAACCTCCCGCGAAATGGGGCTGGTGCTAAACGCCGACAACGTTCAGCGCAACATCCGCATGATCTGCCAGTGCTGCGGCTGCTGCTGCACGGTTTTGCAGGGAGTGAGCAAATTCGGCTATCCCAACACCATCGTAACCAGCCGCTTCATCGCAAAAATCGCCCAGGAGGAATGCATCGGCTGCGGAAAATGCGCAAAGGCCTGCCCCATCGGCGCGATCACCATGGAGGCGGCACCTTCCGGCGCGATGCTCAAAAGCGGCAAGAAAAAGAAGAAAGAGCCCAGGGTGAACGAGGAAATCTGCCTGGGTTGCGGGGTCTGCGCCCTGTCGTGCGACACGGCGGCACTGCGCCTGAAAAAGCGGGAACAGCGGGTGATTCAGCCCGAAACCACCTTCCACAGGCTCATGCTCCAGACCCTTGACCGGGGAACCATACAGAACCAGCTTTTCGACGACCCGTCAAGCCTCACCCACCAGGTTCTGCGGCCCATGCTGGGGGCCTTTTTCAAGCTCACGCCTGTCAAAAAGGCCCTGATGAGCGACATGCTGCGCTCAACCTTCCTCTCGGCCATGACAGCAGGGGCTAAACTTACCGGCAAGGGCTGGATGACGGAGCTTTGAACGGCCGACCACAAGCGCGAACTGCTGTGTCAAACTTCACCGGGCGCGGTGCGCACGTATCTCGATACGCTTACGCCCGCGCCCGGCTCGTTTTCCTTGCATTTCATCGCTTGTGATCGGCCTTACGCACCAGCCGGTTTCAAAGGCGATATCAAAGCGCTTGTTCAGCCTTGCTCTTTCCATTATCGAAGCCGCGTCCTGAAGGACTGAGAGCGATGAAATGCAAGGAAGGCAAGGCGGTAAGGAAGGACGCGTACTCCTGTACGCGACGCCCTTACCGGTGAAGCCTTACACAGCAGTTCGCGCTCTCAGTTCTTCAGGGGTCCCTGGCCCGTGGCTTCCAGGACCGCCTGCCATAGCCCGCCGTTGGGATTGATCTTCTTGTGTTTTCCGGCTGTTGCGTCAAGGGGAACGTGGACGAACTCGCCCTTCCAGAAGCCCGCCAGAAGCCGCGTCTTTCCGGCCATTCCCGCGTGAACGGCGTTTCTGGCCAGGGCAGAGCAGAACACCGTGTCGTTGGAGTTGGCGGGCAGGCTTCTTATCATGTAGCTGGGGTCGATGTATTTTAGGTTGATCTCGATTTTCTTTTTGGCGAAATGGGCGATGATCTCGTTTTTCAGATACCCGCCTATGTCCTGCAGCTTCTTGTTGCCGGAGGCGTCGCGGTTTTCCGGGGTGTCCGGGAAGAACCTCTGGCCAGCGCCCTCGGCCACAACGATCACCCCGTGGCCCCGGTGTGCGAGCCGCGCCTCCAGGGCCGCCAGAAGGCCGTGTTCGCCCGCCAGATCAAAGTCCGATTCCGGTATCAGGGCGAAATTTACGTCCTGCTGGGCCAGCACCGCCGTTGCGGCAATGAATCCCGCGTTCCGGCCCATGAGCTTCACGAGCCCTATTCCGTTGGGGAAGCCCTCGGCCTCGGTATGGGCGCTTCTTATGGCCGCCGTGGCCATTTCAACGGCGGTGTCGAAGCCGAAAGAGCGCTCCACCAGATAGATGTCGTTGTCTATGGTCTTGGGAATGGCCACCACGCCTATGTTGACCCCGCGCTTCTCTATCTCGTTGCAGATTTTTGTGGCGGCCATGATGGTGCCCTCGCCGCCGATTATGAAAAGAAGGCCGATGTTCTGGATTTCCAGGCAGTCCACGATCTTGCTGAAATCCTGGGCCCCCCGGCTGGAACCAAGGATGGTGCCGCCCATCTCGTGAATGGCGCGCACCCTGTCCGGCGTGAGGCTCACCAGCGGATAGCGGTATTCGGGGATGAACCCGGCAAGGCCGAATTTCACCCCGTAAACCGTGGGCACGTGGTACCTGTAGTGAAGCTCCAGGACTATTGACCGGATGATGTCGTTCAAGCCGGGGCAGAGCCCCCCGCAGGTGACGATAGCGCAGCGCAGCATGGCCGGGTTGAAGAAGATGTCTGCCCTGGGCCCGGCCTTTTCAAAGGACGCGGGAATCTTCCCGGCCCTCATGGTTTCGAGAACCTCGCCCGCGTCGATGTTCATGAGGATGCGGTCGGTATCCTTTACGAACAGTAATTCCCCGTCCTCCTTGCCGTCCCTGAAAAGGGGGGAGGGAATCTTCGCGGCCCCCAGGGTGTCGATGCCCGTGGGTATGGAGGGCTCGACAGACGGCTGGCCCGCTGTTTCCGGGTTCGGGGTTTTCACCGTGGCTTTTTTTGGCGCAGATTTGGCCTTGGGATTTTTGGTCGACGGCTGTTTCATCGGGCCTCCATAGATGTAAAAGGAACGGCCATCAGGCGCTCGCGCCGTTAAAGCGCACCTCGCCCTTACCCAGAATGTCGTGGAGATGAAGTATTCCAAGCACCTTGCGATCCTGGTCGGTCACGGCCAGAACCGTTATCAGGTGGTTTTCCATGAGGTTCAGGGCCTCCCCCGCCGGGTGGTCGGGAAGCACGGCCTTGGGGTCTATTGTCATGGCGTCGCTTGCAACGTGGCCGGCAAGGCTTTCGGATTTCAAGAGAAGCCGCCGCAAATCGCCGTCGGTAATTATACCGCAAAGGCGGAACCTGTCGTCCGTCACAAGAACCGCGCCAAGATCCATGCGATCCATTTCGGCAACCGCCTCGGTAAGTGGCGTGTCCATGGGCACCGCAGGCACCCGGTCGCCGGTGAGCATGAGCGAGGCCACCTTGGCCGAAAGGCGCTGCCCGAGCGCCCCGCCCGGGTGGAACTTCCGAAAATCCCTGGCCGTGAAGTGGTGTTTTTCGATCAGGACCACTGCGAGCGCGTCGCCCATGGCCATGAGGGCCGTGGTGCTGGACGTGGGGGCGAGGCCCAGGGGGCAGGCTTCGCGCTCGACTCCCACATCTATCACAAGGTCGCTCATGTTGGCCAGGGTGGAATCGGGCTTTCCGGTAAGGGCCGCCACCGGGCAGCCTATGCGACGAATGCTTGGGATCAGCACGTTCAGCTCGTCGGTTTCCCCGGAATTGGAGAGGGCCAGGAAAACGTCGTCCTTGCCCACCATGCCCAAATCCCCGTGAACCGCCTCCACCGGGTGAAGAAAGAGGCTGGGGGTTCCGGTGCTGTTCAAGGTGGCCACGATCTTGCGGCCCACGAGCCCCGATTTTCCGATGCCCGCCACCACCACCCTGCCCTTTGCGGCCAGAATCCACTCCACCAGGGTGACGAACTGCCCGTCCAGGCGGGCCGCCAGTCCGGCCACTCCGCTGGCCTCGGTTTCTATGACCTCCCTGGCCTTTTCCAGGATCATGTCTTTTGATTCCATAGATCAGGTAAACTCCTTCCCCTCTAACTTTGGCAGGTTCCGGTGATGAAATCAAGATTGATCAAACAGGGACCGGCCGGGCAGGGCTTGCTTCTTTTGATGACGGCGAAAAACCGGAACCTGCGACCGGGATGGCATGGGCGCGGGCATTTCGGGAAGGTTGCAGGTAGGCAATGATGAGGTTGCGTGTTTCAGATCTGCCCCGTGTGACGAGAAAACCTACCGGCTTGTAACCACCTCTTTACAACAAACGCAATATTTCGACATGGGGTTTGTCCATACGATGGGAACAAGCTCCCCGCCACTCAAACACCCCTTCCAGGTTCTTTAGGCTAACACTATTCCACTGCTGGTGCCTCGGGTTGCTCTGCGCTGTTTTTTGGCTACCTCATCAAATTCTAGTTCTACCTTTCCTGCTTTGGTGACACAAAGATTTTCACGCATACTTTCATCAAAATGCATTCGATAACGATCATACTTCTCTATAACGCCTGCTTTTTGGCAAATATAACTTAATGGATTCTCCAAGCGCTTTAAAAACACTGATGATAGGTCGCGATTATCACGTTCCAAAAGATATAGTAAGTCAAAGATACCATCGACCAAATCAACTATTGCACCTGGTGAAATCTCAGGCAATTTATGTGCTCGTTCTGCATTCATTCTTGTCAGTTGAAGTATTTCCTCAAGGATATCTCTATCAGGTCGCTGTGGTCTCTTTGTTCCATTATCATGTGTTGCCAAAATTTCAGATATCTGTTTTTCCAACTTTGGCCACCACATTTCAAATACGCTATCTAGAACTGAAGACTCCAATTTTGATTCACCTCCAGTGTTATTAATTACACCGATAAGCCTCTTAAAGTCTTCACGCATAAACCTAGTTGCCTGGAAACTTGTCAAAGGCCCTTTTACATCTGCAGTATCCAAGTTAAAAAGCAATGTACACACTCGTGATTTATCCAAGCACTTTGATAATGCACCAGATTCAAATAGTATCCACGGCTTATCAGTATTGTCCTGCGTCAGGCAAACAATTCCAATATTAGAAGTTTCCAACTCTTTACCAATTTCAGAATTCCATTTTGCCCCTTTTTCAATGTCATCAGGTGAAAAATAGGGTTTTACGTATTGCAAAGTTGCGGGGAGCCAATTGCGCAACGCCTCGCCGAGCTTCCTGCTCAAGTCACCACTCCAACTTATGAATACCTTGGTGGACATGTTTTTTTTCCTTGCGTAGGCTTGTGTTATTTAGGCAACGCCCTTGGTAAACCTCTTGTGCGTCGCACCCCGGCAACGAGTTGCCAGGGGCAACCACGGCATAGCCACGTTATAGTTAGTATATTTCTAATTGTGCTATTACCTACAATATCCCGACTATATATTGCAACCTTTTTAGAAAACTTACTGTGCATCTTATGGATTGCGGATGCGTTCCTGTAGGCAATGCTCGAAACGGGGCATTTCGACCTATATCGATTTTGCTTTGGGGGAGAGCAAGAAGGGAAATTCCGTGCCGACCGATCTTTTCCTGTGCTGTTGGGTGAAAACTCGCTTTGCGCGGAACCACCCAACCGAACTTCCGACTATGAATAGTATAAAGCACCAGACAGGTCACCCCGCGACGTTTTTGAGCACCCAGTCCAGGCCGAATTTGAGAAGGGCCGCGTCGTCGGTTTTGAGCTTCTTTTTCAGTGCGTCGGCCATGATCGAAGCGCCTCTGACATGCCTTCCTCGGCAAGGGCCTTTTCGTTTTCGGGGTCCAGCAGGGCGCACTGCTCTGCAAGGCTTTTGCTGCGGCCCAAAGCAAGACGCATTGCTATCGATTCCGCGACAACGCTGTCCAGGCTGGTATACCCGCCATTTTTCACAAGAGCCCCCAACTGCGCCACTGTTTCGTCATCCAGGCTTACCAGTATTTGTGTGGTTCCCATTCGGAGCCTCCTATCATTTCCATCCTACAGGCTCAATGAAAAAACCCATGATTCAAATTATAATGCCTGTAAGAAAAACAAGCAAGGCGGTCGCCACCAAGCAGGACAGCGGTAACTGGCCAAATATAACGCTGATATTTCCAATCATATCAAAAACCGGGCAGCCTGTCACCATTTCAGAATCCACTCCAGGCCGAACTTCAAAAGAGCCGCGTCGTCGGTCTTGAGCTTCTTTTTTTGGGCCTTATCGACGGAAAATCTTTTAAGAAAGGTGCTCTCGAACACGAAGGCCCGGAATTCGTCGATGTTGTAGGAGGCCATGAAGGCCATTTTCGCCCGCTTGTCAAAGGCTCCGGCGATTTTTGGGGGGGCCGATGAAAACCATCGCAGGAAATCCGCCCAGAGTCCGGTCATCTCGTAGTAAATCACCGCGTTCTGGTTATTGAGCCACTTTTCGACGGACCATTCCCTTTTTTCATGCCGTCCCTCGCAGAAATCCGGCGGGCGGAAAAGGTTTACCGGGGTGGATTTTCCGGTGGCCTCGTCAAAATCCATACCGTGCTCGGTGGGAAAGCTGCGGCAGGCCCAGGGCCGGTCCGGGTAGACC contains:
- a CDS encoding YkgJ family cysteine cluster protein translates to MKEISEQDLENRGGKILKPGDTFCFECRPELTCFNLCCRNLNLFLYPYDVIRLRKNLGISSGEFLDRHADIVLRPGESFPSVLLSMAENAEKTCPFLTEKGCGVYPDRPWACRSFPTEHGMDFDEATGKSTPVNLFRPPDFCEGRHEKREWSVEKWLNNQNAVIYYEMTGLWADFLRWFSSAPPKIAGAFDKRAKMAFMASYNIDEFRAFVFESTFLKRFSVDKAQKKKLKTDDAALLKFGLEWILKW
- a CDS encoding 2-hydroxyglutaryl-CoA dehydratase codes for the protein MLVAGIDVGSLTAKAVVLDNGKIVAKAVSRVTPKPAESAEKALELAIKESGIKKSEIGFYVATGYGRKQIPFVHQVASEIACHARGIHFLLPEARAIIDIGGQDAKAARVDEKGDVVRYAYNDKCASGTGRFLEVMAETLEVALDDFGDLALSSENEVRISNQCVVFAETEVVSLVNRGVETGAIIKGLHNALAGRVASLAKSIGIDGKVAFTGGVAKNKGVKKALEIALGITLLTPSEDPQLMGALGAALIAADAASGK
- a CDS encoding 2-hydroxyacyl-CoA dehydratase, with product MRKELTEYGYIEAINSILSLAPTVATGTKKEYEKLLGRMPHFRDLIDALISLGEPGILFLEAFSSYTTMVLNAHKEGKKLCFSTFCQSPVIFHAMGIVPQVLEILTVCGTLVRKSAMGELMDVCIETGFTETSCSSQRGSLGAFLAGIAEKPDFVCINTPGICDTNANSFSFAAAHFNIPFYQLNYPPTLTDERSRTYHRADFKNMIAFLEEQTGNKLDVNRLRELMLEMRKQDELICEIQDMQRLIPSPVPGIYNLFIYAIRFTLAGLPQCTRLLEAMVKKAKENAKAGKPGNASGVENKRCLFIYIDHYAANLPLFNFLDGLGITHLGGILDRFYQDDAFYSQGQGYKTETETLDAMIDSLAMQNSRLPMVKQIRGPYDSPEMWLEEVTKLAKELSADLTIYSGTPGCRNTWGMVKLIVSDLEKMGLPTHVIASDAFDDRVESWEATRHRLEEFFELRGLASP
- a CDS encoding ATP-dependent 6-phosphofructokinase, with the translated sequence MKQPSTKNPKAKSAPKKATVKTPNPETAGQPSVEPSIPTGIDTLGAAKIPSPLFRDGKEDGELLFVKDTDRILMNIDAGEVLETMRAGKIPASFEKAGPRADIFFNPAMLRCAIVTCGGLCPGLNDIIRSIVLELHYRYHVPTVYGVKFGLAGFIPEYRYPLVSLTPDRVRAIHEMGGTILGSSRGAQDFSKIVDCLEIQNIGLLFIIGGEGTIMAATKICNEIEKRGVNIGVVAIPKTIDNDIYLVERSFGFDTAVEMATAAIRSAHTEAEGFPNGIGLVKLMGRNAGFIAATAVLAQQDVNFALIPESDFDLAGEHGLLAALEARLAHRGHGVIVVAEGAGQRFFPDTPENRDASGNKKLQDIGGYLKNEIIAHFAKKKIEINLKYIDPSYMIRSLPANSNDTVFCSALARNAVHAGMAGKTRLLAGFWKGEFVHVPLDATAGKHKKINPNGGLWQAVLEATGQGPLKN
- a CDS encoding toll/interleukin-1 receptor domain-containing protein encodes the protein MSTKVFISWSGDLSRKLGEALRNWLPATLQYVKPYFSPDDIEKGAKWNSEIGKELETSNIGIVCLTQDNTDKPWILFESGALSKCLDKSRVCTLLFNLDTADVKGPLTSFQATRFMREDFKRLIGVINNTGGESKLESSVLDSVFEMWWPKLEKQISEILATHDNGTKRPQRPDRDILEEILQLTRMNAERAHKLPEISPGAIVDLVDGIFDLLYLLERDNRDLSSVFLKRLENPLSYICQKAGVIEKYDRYRMHFDESMRENLCVTKAGKVELEFDEVAKKQRRATRGTSSGIVLA
- a CDS encoding KpsF/GutQ family sugar-phosphate isomerase, which translates into the protein MILEKAREVIETEASGVAGLAARLDGQFVTLVEWILAAKGRVVVAGIGKSGLVGRKIVATLNSTGTPSLFLHPVEAVHGDLGMVGKDDVFLALSNSGETDELNVLIPSIRRIGCPVAALTGKPDSTLANMSDLVIDVGVEREACPLGLAPTSSTTALMAMGDALAVVLIEKHHFTARDFRKFHPGGALGQRLSAKVASLMLTGDRVPAVPMDTPLTEAVAEMDRMDLGAVLVTDDRFRLCGIITDGDLRRLLLKSESLAGHVASDAMTIDPKAVLPDHPAGEALNLMENHLITVLAVTDQDRKVLGILHLHDILGKGEVRFNGASA
- a CDS encoding 2-hydroxyglutaryl-CoA dehydratase yields the protein MITAGCDVGSLTSKAVVMKGTRILGQAVIRSRTRPAETAEKVLNEALEAAKLSRSDVAKLVGTGYGRENITFVDEIHSEIVCHATGARYLVPTANTVIDIGGQDCKAMRLDAEGNVVKFLANDKCAAGTGRFLEVMAKVLNVDVSMLGKLSEHAKVPLTLASTCTVWAQADVISYINSGESIEDIGAGINNAMAGRVATLANAVRVEREICMTGGVAKNTGVVRALEKLLGTRIVIPRKADPQLAGAIGAALIAQKSAA
- a CDS encoding 4Fe-4S dicluster domain-containing protein; translation: MGHLVARDVYRDLGEKLDNLWVRAPQKEVFFEILKHLYSPEEAEVVIGMPYTFSTVKRIAKAVKIPEAKLAGILEGLASKGLVMDIFSNGEKVYVPSPLVIGLFEFTMMRTDGKVDFKQMASFFHDYMQGDSAVYEANFGNGQITSVMRTVPHGQAIHPDTCVEVLDYEKAEALVDATDRFAIGICSCRHKKHHLNEKHCDVPLETCTSFGMAADYIIRHGFGKEVSKQQMLENLKTSREMGLVLNADNVQRNIRMICQCCGCCCTVLQGVSKFGYPNTIVTSRFIAKIAQEECIGCGKCAKACPIGAITMEAAPSGAMLKSGKKKKKEPRVNEEICLGCGVCALSCDTAALRLKKREQRVIQPETTFHRLMLQTLDRGTIQNQLFDDPSSLTHQVLRPMLGAFFKLTPVKKALMSDMLRSTFLSAMTAGAKLTGKGWMTEL
- a CDS encoding 2-hydroxyacyl-CoA dehydratase, translated to MVGHVCSHVPEEVVTAAGLLPYRLRGIEITSTAIGDTYFGPFICSCPKAILQNAGDGRLNFLDGAVMVQACDSMRRLDECWRKAAVEKSAHMPGFFHYFGVPHKVTDYSIKWFAEEIEKFAGEMEKHFNVAITPEALEKAVAVHNETRSLLLRLEDIRFKDDPPLTGSQAMAIVLASTAMPKETYNGLLKTLLDHLEAAPGINLSGKLRILLAGSVVDDLALIEAIEHEGAYVSADTVCFGARANQGAVDGSESVWLRLARHYLNEQFCPRMFGYTKDRFDLILKKYEDSKADGIIFQNIRFCDLHGSENGLFEKRMEKGGIPAIRIEREYGSLADEGRVRMRVGAFLETIAKGAGKQGGRHA